Part of the Phaeodactylum tricornutum CCAP 1055/1 chromosome 5, whole genome shotgun sequence genome is shown below.
TACGTACCTACACCTGAGTTTGAAAACCTTTCTGCAGCTTACGCGGCAGTCTCTGTGAATACACCACCTGCCTCGTCCGCCCGGTCTGAGGTGACAGAGTGTCCCGAGCAATTTCCTGCACTCAGCAGCTTTGACTGGTCTTCTGATAGTGTTATTAGTCGGCAGTGCCCTCAACCAGTCACGGTATCCTGTCCAGTTGTTCCTGGCTGTGGTTCAACAATGTCACCGAATACAACCTTGACTGCAATTCCGACATCTCCCATTTCTGACAGTCCTTCCCAGATCCCCAGTACGTCTCTTCCCACGATATCTACAGCGCTACCGACTGCGTCTACAAGGGTTACAACCTCGCCGCAACCCACCGATGGAATCCCTCTCGATGCTCCTTCCGCTGCACCCAGCAATCGCACGCCAACTCAGAAGCCAGTACTTCGCTCCCTTCCTCCCTTTCCATCCAACTCGCTCACAGTCGGTTCTTCtggcaaacaaagaaatcatctGGAATCCagctttgcttttcttttggtaGCCTGGTTTCTCTAGTAGTTTGCAAACAATAGGTCAAAAAATACAGATTTCCTATTAGCCCTATATCGCTTCCTGTTACACTGTCGATAAATAAGTTCGACCTAATAGGAAGATGCATTATTTAGGGTTTGCGAGTCGTGCGCGATTTTACATCGATTTTGCCTGGAAGACAGGAGAGACCTACCGTGTTGTTCATCCACATTTTAGAGCCGCTGTCGTCTCACTTCTGTCAACTGAAGGCGACTGTCTGTCATCTTTTCTCCTAGACATCTCGACATCGATCGTCTCTGCCGCCTGCTTCCTGCCTTTCTTCATCGCGTTCAAATTGCACCGTCGCTCCAAGGCTCAAATCGAGCAGCAAAAAAGTGCGCCGGGCGATCAGAGAGGCAGGTTCCAcacgaaagcaaaatgtcGGTTCCCGATCCGTCGATGCTCTCCAGCAAACGCGTGTTGTATGTTGGCGGTTTAGCCGACAGCGCTTCGGTACAAGTTGTGCGAGCTGCCTTCATTCCTTTTGGTGCCGTCAAGAGCCTTGATATTGTAAGTGGAGTACGATGTTGACCTAGTACTCTCTGCCTCATCCCGTTTCCTCAAGCATCATCTGAAAGCTAATATACATTATTTTTGAAAAGAGAAGCCCATGGACTACGTCTCGGGGAAACACAAGGGATTTGCTTTCGTCGAGCTCGGGGATCCCGACGACGTGACTGAAGCCATTTTTAACATGGACGGGGCCGAGCTGCTGGGACGGACACTTAAAGTGAGTTTGGCTCAGGCAAATCAGATTAGCAAGTTGTCGACCAACGAAGCCATTTGGAAAAGTGACGACTGGTTCCAGCAGCATGTTTCCGGAGGACAAGACGAGGAAGCGATAGCTGaacaacgaagaaaagaagaggaTGCCAAAGCTTTGCAAGAGTTGTAGTTAGTTTGAATCATGCTATTAGCTTGCCGTTACCATTATatcgtcgtcaccgtcaaCCGTTGCAATATCGTCTTcgccttcttcgtcgatGGGGGCAACGGAAGGCGGTTGGCTAAACCTATGTTTCTTGTTGGGTTCAAAGTCTGAGGAAGTATTAATCGCGTTCGCGGTCCCACTTTCCCAATCTGTATCGTCGTGAGAATTTCCCGACATACGGTTTAGGTCCACAGAAGAGCGTCGTTGCTCAGAAAATGTGTagtcttctttttccgcgTCGTCTTCCTGTTCCTCTTCACTATCGTCGAAGTCATCCCAGTCTTCTACGTCCTCATCGCTCTGGTTCGCCGACGAAGCTGCCGTAATCAGGCCAAGTTTAATACGTTTCTGGATTTCCTGCTCCGATAGTGCTGCGAGACTGACTGAATCCCTTCGGTGCACGTACTGGTTTTTATACGCAGGTGACCTATTGATAACTTGTagcttgtcgttgtcgaccAAGATACAACCCGCCATAGCGTTCGATCCTTGATTGTGATCTTGGCTGGTCGAAAAAACAGTAAACACCCGAGCCCCTTTGCTGATCGCGACACCCTCGGCGTGCGCTTCGTGTGCGCGCATTATGTAAGAAAAGTCCTGCTGCTGCAGAAAGTCTGTGACCGCTTTATTGCCGAAACAAATGGCGCCACCACCACGTAAAGAGTCGCCAAAGCCTGTTTCAAAATCGACCGTTGTCATTTCTTGGTCTTCCGAGGCGGGATCTGACCAAACACAATCGGAAGCAACCTGTTGGtaatcgtcgtcttcgtgCTCGTAGGGAGGGTTGATACCGGCAACCCGAGGTACGGTCAGAATGTCTTGGATACGGGTCGTACTAGACGACACAGGGCGAGGAATACCGCCATGGACACAAAATATATCTTGGTCAATAACTGCCGCTAGCGGCAGACGGTCAAAAACCTGATTGCAGGCCTCCCATAGGCGATATCCAAGATCGTCGCCGAATCGATTGCGGCACTGGTAAATGAAAGAGCGCTCACCGTAGTGTTCTTCCCAACCATTGACGTCCCGAGTTTCATGGTTTCCCCGGAGCATGAACACTTTACCAGGAAGCTGGAGTTTCATGGCGAACAAGTATGCCACACATTCCAGGCAGTTCAACCCACGGTCGACATAGTCGCCAAGGAACAAAAAGTTTCCTGCAGTCAAGCTCATCCCTAGCCTCCATATATTATCGGAGAAGAAATGCAAATCTTCCAAGTTTCCGTGGATATCTCCGAATACGTACGCGGGGCTTTGCAAGAAAACTACTCGTGGTTCCCGTTCCAACATCTGCTTCACCTTCGACGCCAGCTTCAAGAGGTCTTTCGCAAACTCTTGTGAGTTGAGGTAATCCATATGTGCGGAGGGTCGTTGAAACATGTCCAAAATACGTTGTATCAGTGGCGGGTTACCCGAGTCGGGCTCGTTTGCTACAATGTTGTCCAACACCTGTCGTGTGGCAATGGAGGCAGTCCGTCCCATTTTCTCGCGACTTGATTGAATTGTACGTTTATTGGTGCTTGTCCGGACTTCTCGCACGTTAATTGCGTGCGGTGAAAGGGGGTGAAAACGTCTCTTTTGACCGCGATCGGCGGCTTGCAAGGCTGCCGAGAGCTGATGGGACAGACACTCGACGCGTTCCTGCAGTGTCGTGACTTCGGcatccttttcttccattctTCGCTGGTAAATGAGATCTTTAGGGCTTTTGGAGATACTCATTCTGTACAATGCAGTCGTGCGATAGATCCcgtggaaaacgtttatTGGCCAAACGTTCCGGAATCACTCTTGTGGGATGATAGCGAGAAAGAATGGAAGCAAAAAACGAAACGTCGTTGCAACGCAACGTCTTTGTCATCCTTTTCGAGACCCGAAAACGTTAGGGATAGATGATGGTACTGTACCCTACGGCGCGGAGCGGTGAGCGAAGAAACTCATTACCGACATTGCTGGAAAATGGATAGCCCGTCGGTCTAGTACAAACACTTAAGTCGTACATGGCTAAAATATTCGAATGTGGAATTTTTAAAAGCGCGTGGGGTAGGTATTTTACAAAAACCCAGTCGGACTTCTACTACCGAACAGAGGGCAAATAGGAAGGAATGTAGGTAGAGATCAC
Proteins encoded:
- a CDS encoding predicted protein; translated protein: MLSSKRVLYVGGLADSASVQVVRAAFIPFGAVKSLDIPMDYVSGKHKGFAFVELGDPDDVTEAIFNMDGAELLGRTLKVSLAQANQISK
- a CDS encoding predicted protein; translation: MDYLNSQEFAKDLLKLASKVKQMLEREPRVVFLQSPAYVFGDIHGNLEDLHFFSDNIWRLGMSLTAGNFLFLGDYVDRGLNCLECVAYLFAMKLQLPGKVFMLRGNHETRDVNGWEEHYGERSFIYQCRNRFGDDLGYRLWEACNQVFDRLPLAAVIDQDIFCVHGGIPRPVSSSTTRIQDILTVPRVAGINPPYEHEDDDYQQVASDCVWSDPASEDQEMTTVDFETGFGDSLRGGGAICFGNKAVTDFLQQQDFSYIMRAHEAHAEGVAISKGARVFTVFSTSQDHNQGSNAMAGCILVDNDKLQVINRSPAYKNQ